A window of Adhaeribacter arboris genomic DNA:
GCTTTTTATTAATTTCAAAATTTCTGGATTAACTGCCCGCAATAATGATAATGCCCAAACCAGCGATAAAGCACAAAAACATACCTGTTAACAGACCGGTTACGTTTTTAGGCGATTGTTTAAATTCTCGCCAAATAAGCACGCCCCAAATAGCTGCTACCAGAGTTGCGCCTTGCCCTAAACCATATGACACAGCTGGACCAGCCTTACCCGCTGCGATCAGGTTACACAAATTACCCAAAGCCCAAATGGAGCCGCCTAAAATGCCGGTAAGGTGAAATGCTGCTTTGCCTTTAAAATAATCTCTATAGCTTACTGGCGTACCCTGGATGGGGCGCCGCATAATTATAGTATTAAAAATAAAGTTGCTGGCCAGTATGCCCAGGGCAAATATGACCGAAGCCGTATAGGGTGTCATTTTACCGGCCGCCGGGTTGACAAAGTTCTCCAGATCCATCGAGGCGGCCACAAAGCGGTAAAATAAAGACATCAGGATACCTGCCACCACCGAAATAATAATTCCCTTCAGGCCCGCCGATTTATTCGCCGAAGATGCTACGCGGTAAGCTCG
This region includes:
- a CDS encoding GRP family sugar transporter; translation: MFIVENYPLAVLFCVITMLCWGSWANTQKLVHGQWRFELFYWDYVVGILLFSLVAAFTVGSAGSQGRSFIPDLQQALPENLRSAFVGGIIFNLANILLTAAIAIAGMSVAFPVGIGIALILGVIVNYVALEKGNPALLALGIGLVTVAIILNARAYRVASSANKSAGLKGIIISVVAGILMSLFYRFVAASMDLENFVNPAAGKMTPYTASVIFALGILASNFIFNTIIMRRPIQGTPVSYRDYFKGKAAFHLTGILGGSIWALGNLCNLIAAGKAGPAVSYGLGQGATLVAAIWGVLIWREFKQSPKNVTGLLTGMFLCFIAGLGIIIIAGS